The genomic region TAGTCATTCATTAGGCATTCGTCATTAGACATTCGTCATTCGTCGGCTCAGCCCCTTGAGCGCTCGATGTATTCGCCCGTCCGCGTGTCGACCTTGATCAGGTCGCCGATATCGACGAAGGCGGGGCAGGTGATCTCAGCCCCGGTTTCGAGCTTCACCGGCTTTGTGAGGTTCGTGGCCGTATTGCCGCGGACGGCCGGCTCGCA from Pirellulales bacterium harbors:
- a CDS encoding elongation factor P, with translation CEPAVRGNTATNLTKPVKLETGAEITCPAFVDIGDLIKVDTRTGEYIERSRG